One region of Erwinia tracheiphila genomic DNA includes:
- a CDS encoding type II toxin-antitoxin system death-on-curing family toxin: protein MKWISAQEVIAFHDRLLTALPGVQGMPEPGRAEAIIYRVQNQLYYEGVEDIHELAAMYLVAISRGHIFNDGNKRTAFFVAMAFLKRNGIDIRDEGDELEELTVSAAMGAVSSDDIAAVLRRLSINPH, encoded by the coding sequence ATGAAATGGATTAGCGCTCAGGAGGTGATAGCGTTTCATGACCGTCTGCTTACAGCTTTGCCGGGCGTTCAGGGAATGCCAGAGCCGGGAAGAGCAGAGGCGATCATTTATCGTGTTCAGAACCAGCTTTACTATGAAGGTGTTGAGGATATTCACGAACTGGCTGCAATGTATCTTGTCGCTATTTCGCGTGGTCATATCTTCAATGACGGCAATAAGCGAACCGCCTTTTTCGTTGCGATGGCTTTTTTAAAGCGCAATGGCATTGATATCCGTGACGAAGGTGATGAACTGGAAGAACTGACGGTATCCGCAGCGATGGGGGCAGTAAGCAGCGATGATATTGCTGCTGTTTTGCGCCGATTATCCATCAATCCCCACTAA
- a CDS encoding Tm-1-like ATP-binding domain-containing protein: MTINTDYIYAVATADTKENELFYVRECIAKTGAEVLTVDLSTQLVSTTSPADFPPELIADFHPEGRGAVFCGDREKATGAMALAFKIFLSRRADLVGVIGLGGSCGTALITPAMQALPVGIPKVMVSTMTSGDVSAYVGASDINMLYSVTDMSGLNRISRQVLGNAANQIAGAVLFGVESDDEEKPALGLTMFGVTTPCIQMVSEKLQKEYDCVVFHATGSGGRAMEKLVDSRMLGGLLDLTTTEVCDLLFGGVLACDETRFDAIARSKIPCVISCGALDMVNFAHPESVPEKYVGRLFYHHNAQVTLMRTTPEENRTMAKWIADKLNRCEGDIVFLVPEGGFSALDAPGQPFWSPEADEAFITTLEAYLHSGSRRKIVRVPYHINSSEFAQAAERQFRQLAEKEF, from the coding sequence ATGACCATCAATACCGACTATATCTATGCTGTTGCGACCGCGGATACTAAAGAAAATGAACTGTTTTATGTCCGTGAATGTATCGCAAAAACAGGTGCTGAAGTTCTGACAGTAGACCTGTCAACTCAATTAGTTAGCACGACTTCTCCGGCGGATTTTCCACCAGAACTTATTGCTGATTTTCACCCGGAAGGCCGTGGTGCAGTTTTTTGCGGCGACAGGGAAAAAGCAACTGGTGCTATGGCACTGGCATTTAAGATTTTCCTTAGCAGACGGGCCGACCTGGTCGGTGTGATCGGGCTGGGGGGATCCTGTGGAACGGCTTTGATCACACCTGCAATGCAGGCACTGCCTGTTGGCATTCCTAAAGTCATGGTTTCCACCATGACGTCGGGGGATGTATCAGCCTATGTGGGTGCCAGTGATATCAACATGCTTTATTCCGTGACCGATATGTCCGGCCTGAACCGTATTTCACGGCAGGTGCTGGGTAACGCGGCAAACCAGATTGCCGGTGCCGTGCTGTTCGGCGTCGAAAGTGATGATGAGGAAAAGCCAGCGCTTGGTCTGACCATGTTTGGTGTTACCACACCCTGCATTCAGATGGTCAGCGAAAAGCTGCAGAAAGAATACGACTGTGTGGTGTTCCACGCCACCGGCAGCGGTGGACGGGCGATGGAGAAGCTGGTGGACAGCCGGATGCTCGGCGGCCTGCTGGATCTTACTACGACAGAAGTGTGCGATCTGCTGTTTGGTGGCGTTCTGGCCTGTGATGAGACCCGATTTGATGCCATTGCCCGCAGTAAAATCCCCTGCGTTATCTCCTGTGGTGCGCTGGATATGGTGAATTTTGCGCACCCTGAAAGCGTGCCGGAAAAGTATGTCGGGAGGCTTTTTTACCACCACAATGCTCAGGTGACGCTGATGCGCACCACGCCGGAAGAGAACCGGACCATGGCAAAATGGATAGCGGATAAGCTAAATCGCTGCGAAGGGGATATCGTCTTTCTTGTTCCTGAAGGCGGTTTTTCTGCACTGGATGCACCCGGGCAACCCTTCTGGTCGCCAGAGGCCGACGAGGCATTTATTACCACCCTCGAAGCGTATTTACATTCAGGCTCCCGGCGTAAAATCGTGCGTGTTCCTTACCACATTAATTCATCTGAGTTTGCTCAGGCAGCGGAGCGTCAGTTTCGCCAGCTTGCAGAGAAGGAGTTCTGA
- a CDS encoding type II toxin-antitoxin system HicB family antitoxin, with product MTKPATPNMIVIAGQPAVVSYVPEINMFRGRFLGLTGYCDFVSDSIQGLNKEGDISLREYLEDCSAEGIEPYARQEKTRTFTLRYPESFGERLNQAAAENEVSVNAFIVETLNERMKHA from the coding sequence ATGACAAAACCAGCCACCCCAAATATGATCGTTATTGCCGGGCAGCCAGCGGTTGTCAGCTACGTGCCGGAAATTAATATGTTTCGCGGGCGCTTTCTGGGGCTGACAGGCTACTGTGACTTTGTTTCTGACAGTATTCAGGGACTGAACAAAGAAGGCGATATTTCGCTTCGTGAGTATCTGGAAGATTGTAGTGCGGAAGGTATAGAACCTTACGCCCGCCAGGAAAAAACCAGGACATTCACGCTTCGCTACCCTGAATCTTTCGGCGAACGCCTGAATCAGGCAGCCGCAGAAAATGAAGTATCGGTGAATGCGTTCATTGTTGAGACGTTAAACGAGCGCATGAAGCATGCCTGA
- a CDS encoding DNA methylase, whose protein sequence is MSYLGSKGGSGVYQKIIAEMPPHDTYIETHLGSGAVMFHKPLAARTIGIDVDENAFKLTRDRWSEMEETPPRLHLYHGDAVGFLNRENFTQHGRVLVYSDPPYLPETRTSRACYRHEYTVADHERLLACLMSLPENVSVILSGYPSQLYDETLVGWRSKEFQAMTRGGVRTEKIWMNYPEGRAYSHAFAGKDYNDRHRIKRKVERWRAKYAVLPPAERLAIMVALNEVDAG, encoded by the coding sequence ATGAGTTATTTAGGGAGTAAAGGCGGTAGCGGTGTCTATCAAAAAATCATTGCTGAAATGCCGCCGCATGATACCTACATTGAAACGCACCTGGGCAGTGGTGCGGTAATGTTTCACAAGCCACTTGCAGCCAGGACTATTGGAATTGATGTTGATGAAAATGCTTTTAAATTAACGCGGGATCGCTGGTCAGAGATGGAGGAAACACCGCCCCGGTTGCATCTGTATCACGGTGATGCTGTTGGTTTTCTGAATAGAGAAAACTTTACTCAACATGGCCGCGTGCTGGTTTATTCCGATCCTCCCTATCTGCCAGAAACGCGCACCAGTCGCGCCTGCTACCGTCATGAATATACCGTTGCCGATCATGAGCGCCTATTAGCTTGCCTCATGAGCCTGCCGGAAAACGTCAGCGTGATCCTGTCTGGATACCCGTCGCAGCTTTATGACGAAACGTTGGTGGGCTGGCGTAGCAAAGAATTTCAAGCCATGACGCGCGGCGGCGTGCGAACAGAAAAAATCTGGATGAACTACCCGGAGGGGCGCGCGTATTCCCATGCGTTTGCCGGAAAAGACTACAACGATCGGCACCGTATTAAGCGTAAAGTAGAGCGCTGGCGCGCGAAATATGCAGTTCTTCCGCCCGCTGAACGGCTGGCGATCATGGTAGCGCTTAACGAGGTTGACGCAGGTTAA
- a CDS encoding IS91 family transposase, whose translation MYIPRPAKLLFTTDDAWNRYMDKHGDTLSPWTVLCVERMLACGTAAMGVKRYCCASPDCTHTRFFCQTCKSKGCSSCGHKATEQWITEQQQILPDCDWQHITFTMPHLLWPFFNNNWPLLNALFRAATRAMLRWARKQGVEVGIFCALHTYGRQLNQHPHIHLSVTRGGLDIKHGVWRDLFFKKHAVEEIWRGAVIRLLRHSYDLINPGRLPGLGHIHDKKQWLRYLQAQYGRRWKVHFAKKTRGAWRSVKYLGRYLKRPPVSAAKLRHYSGGAVVHHYYDHRTQQYRQQTLTQEDMIGRYISHIPAKHFKMVRYYGFLSNRKRGSLLPKVYEALEMEARKKPEKPGFAALMKEFLRTDPYKCILCGNRLRFSSAQAGRHASELVAERLHNIDRKRWLLAQTAG comes from the coding sequence ATGTATATCCCGCGCCCGGCAAAACTGCTGTTCACCACTGATGACGCCTGGAACCGGTATATGGATAAACACGGGGACACCCTCAGCCCCTGGACCGTACTCTGCGTCGAGCGCATGCTCGCCTGCGGCACTGCTGCCATGGGGGTGAAGCGATACTGCTGCGCCTCCCCGGACTGCACCCACACCCGCTTCTTCTGCCAGACCTGTAAATCAAAAGGCTGCAGCTCCTGCGGACATAAGGCCACGGAGCAGTGGATTACAGAGCAACAGCAAATTCTGCCCGACTGCGACTGGCAGCATATCACCTTCACCATGCCCCATCTGCTGTGGCCCTTTTTCAACAATAACTGGCCTCTGCTCAATGCCCTGTTCCGCGCAGCCACCCGCGCCATGCTCCGCTGGGCCAGAAAACAGGGTGTGGAAGTCGGTATCTTCTGCGCCCTGCACACCTACGGTCGCCAGCTCAACCAGCATCCCCACATTCATCTCTCCGTCACCCGCGGCGGGCTTGATATTAAACACGGCGTATGGCGCGACCTCTTCTTTAAAAAGCATGCCGTGGAGGAAATCTGGCGCGGAGCCGTCATCCGGCTGCTGCGCCACAGCTATGACCTGATTAACCCCGGCAGGCTGCCGGGGCTGGGGCATATCCACGACAAAAAACAGTGGCTGCGCTATCTGCAGGCGCAGTACGGGCGCCGCTGGAAGGTCCACTTCGCGAAGAAGACCCGGGGGGCCTGGCGGAGCGTCAAATATCTGGGCCGGTACCTGAAACGGCCCCCCGTGTCGGCGGCGAAGCTGAGGCACTACAGCGGCGGCGCGGTGGTGCACCACTATTACGACCACCGTACGCAGCAGTACCGGCAGCAGACGCTGACGCAGGAAGATATGATCGGACGTTATATCAGCCATATCCCGGCGAAGCATTTTAAGATGGTGCGTTATTACGGTTTTTTATCAAACCGTAAACGGGGTAGCCTGCTGCCGAAGGTGTATGAAGCCCTGGAGATGGAAGCGCGGAAAAAACCGGAGAAGCCCGGCTTCGCCGCGCTGATGAAAGAATTTCTGCGCACGGATCCGTACAAATGCATTCTGTGCGGCAACCGACTGCGCTTCAGCAGTGCGCAGGCCGGGAGGCACGCGTCGGAGTTGGTGGCAGAAAGACTGCATAACATCGACCGGAAACGATGGCTTCTGGCACAGACTGCGGGATAA
- a CDS encoding ornithine decarboxylase, which produces MTLLKIAASTTVAIHLQTGREVVTLEKTDFTDIAAVVLSVADSRSGMLALLRHTGFNLPVFISLDSPDQAKDLPEVSGMLTGAADDAIRLEAAASEYQAGLLPPFFNMLTKYVAMDNSTFACPGHQGGAFFKKHPAGRQFYDFFGENIFRADMCNADVRLGDLLIHEGSAKDAQKYAAKVFNADKTYFVLNGTSSANKVVTNALLTRGDLVLFDRNNHKSNHHGALIQAGATPVYLETARNPYGFIGGIDAHCFDETYIRELIQQVAPERAGDARPFRLAVIQLGTYDGTVYNARKVLDSIGHLCDYILFDSAWVGYEQFIPVMQAGSPLLLELNENDPGIFVTQSVHKQQAGFSQTSQIHKKDNHIRRQQRFCSHKRLNNAFMLHASTSPFYPLFAALDVNARMHKGKTGRRLWHECVTLGIATRKAIMEKCVMIKPFIPDSVDGRSWLETPTEEIAADPRYFSFEPDAAWHGFSGYQKDQYLIDPCKLLLTTPGINVVSGQYADFGVPATILANYLRENGVVPEKCDLNSILFLLTPAESSEKMVHLVAKLAQFEQHLKEDALLSDVLPTIYRKNAARYVGYTLRRLCLEMHQLYVSHDVKGLQKAMFRQQSLPRVMMNPQDANMAFIRGNVELVPIAKAAGRIAAEGALPYPPGVLCVVPGEEWGGAVQRYFLALEEGLNLLPGFSPELQGVYAEEDAEGIKHLFGYMINQ; this is translated from the coding sequence ATGACACTACTTAAAATTGCAGCCAGCACCACTGTGGCTATTCATCTGCAGACTGGCCGTGAGGTTGTTACGCTGGAAAAAACCGATTTTACTGATATCGCGGCGGTGGTTCTCTCCGTGGCGGATTCGCGAAGCGGAATGTTGGCACTGCTGCGCCACACTGGTTTTAATCTGCCGGTTTTTATTTCTCTGGACTCTCCCGATCAGGCAAAAGATTTGCCTGAGGTGAGCGGTATGCTGACTGGGGCGGCAGATGACGCGATTCGCCTGGAAGCGGCGGCTTCAGAGTATCAGGCTGGTCTGTTACCGCCGTTTTTTAATATGTTGACTAAATATGTGGCGATGGATAATAGCACTTTCGCCTGCCCTGGTCACCAGGGCGGCGCATTTTTTAAGAAGCATCCGGCGGGTCGCCAGTTTTACGATTTTTTTGGTGAGAATATTTTCCGTGCTGATATGTGTAATGCCGACGTCAGGCTGGGTGATTTATTGATCCATGAAGGCTCTGCCAAGGATGCGCAAAAATATGCGGCAAAAGTGTTTAACGCCGATAAAACTTATTTCGTTTTAAATGGAACATCCAGCGCAAACAAGGTTGTCACGAATGCATTGCTGACGCGTGGTGACCTGGTATTGTTTGACCGTAATAATCACAAATCTAACCATCATGGAGCGCTGATTCAGGCGGGTGCCACGCCGGTTTATCTGGAAACAGCGCGTAATCCTTACGGCTTCATTGGCGGTATTGATGCGCACTGCTTTGATGAAACTTACATACGTGAACTGATTCAGCAGGTTGCTCCCGAGCGTGCCGGAGATGCCCGGCCTTTCCGGCTGGCGGTTATCCAACTGGGCACCTACGATGGCACGGTTTATAACGCCCGCAAGGTTCTTGACAGCATCGGCCATCTTTGTGACTACATTCTGTTTGATTCTGCGTGGGTAGGCTACGAGCAGTTTATTCCGGTGATGCAGGCTGGATCGCCGCTGTTGCTGGAACTGAATGAAAACGATCCTGGTATTTTTGTTACTCAGTCCGTGCACAAACAGCAAGCTGGTTTTTCCCAGACTTCGCAGATTCACAAAAAAGATAACCATATTCGCAGGCAACAGCGTTTTTGCAGTCACAAGCGTCTTAACAACGCGTTTATGTTGCATGCGTCAACCAGTCCATTTTATCCGCTGTTCGCCGCGCTGGATGTCAATGCCAGAATGCACAAAGGTAAGACCGGCCGCCGTTTGTGGCATGAGTGCGTGACGCTTGGCATCGCCACGCGTAAAGCAATTATGGAAAAGTGTGTGATGATCAAACCTTTTATTCCTGACAGCGTCGATGGCAGAAGCTGGCTGGAGACGCCAACAGAGGAGATTGCCGCCGATCCGCGCTATTTCAGTTTTGAACCGGATGCTGCATGGCACGGATTTTCTGGTTATCAGAAGGATCAGTACCTGATTGATCCCTGCAAGCTGTTGCTTACCACGCCGGGTATTAACGTTGTCAGCGGCCAATATGCTGATTTTGGCGTCCCGGCGACAATTCTGGCTAACTATCTGCGTGAGAATGGCGTGGTGCCAGAAAAATGCGATCTTAACTCGATTTTATTTCTGCTCACCCCTGCTGAGAGCAGTGAGAAAATGGTCCACCTGGTGGCGAAGTTGGCACAGTTTGAACAGCATCTGAAAGAGGATGCACTGCTCAGTGACGTGCTACCAACTATTTATCGCAAAAATGCCGCGCGTTATGTCGGATACACCCTGCGCCGCCTTTGCCTGGAGATGCATCAACTTTACGTCAGTCATGATGTGAAGGGGCTGCAAAAGGCGATGTTCCGTCAGCAAAGCTTGCCGAGAGTGATGATGAATCCGCAGGATGCCAATATGGCATTTATTCGTGGCAACGTTGAACTGGTGCCGATCGCCAAAGCAGCAGGACGTATTGCTGCTGAAGGTGCCTTACCTTATCCACCGGGGGTACTTTGTGTGGTTCCCGGTGAAGAATGGGGCGGAGCGGTGCAGCGCTATTTCCTGGCACTGGAAGAGGGGCTTAACCTGCTGCCCGGTTTTTCCCCGGAATTGCAGGGTGTGTATGCAGAGGAAGACGCCGAAGGCATCAAGCATCTGTTTGGCTATATGATTAACCAATAA
- a CDS encoding phage portal protein translates to MKKRTYKNKHTASSGSAGQPDISDALRGDPSLSAFTFDGPYPVTDGYDLLDNMYCADNGRWFETPVDWYGLARSFGQASWHQSALYFKRNALTGCYIPHPLLNRQAFSAFVLDWFVFGNCYLECRRNRLNGPLTLRHVPAKYTRRGSDLDTYWFIRQWKDEYMFKAGEVCHVMNPDIHQEIYGMPEYMGALLSASLSHSADKFRKLYYDNGSHAGCILYVGATQVDQESIKVVQKTLSEARGKGAFKNVLINAPGGGKDGVQLIPFSQISAKDEFLNIKSVTRDDIHAAHRVPPQLMGAMPGEKGSFGDVEKAARVFAINELMPVMEALKHVNDWLGQDVIRFNPYALLEQK, encoded by the coding sequence ATGAAGAAGCGCACCTACAAAAACAAACACACTGCCAGTAGTGGCAGTGCCGGACAGCCTGATATCTCTGACGCGCTCAGAGGCGATCCGTCGCTCAGCGCCTTCACATTCGACGGCCCGTACCCGGTAACGGACGGTTATGATCTGCTGGATAATATGTATTGCGCCGATAATGGCCGCTGGTTTGAGACGCCGGTTGACTGGTACGGGCTGGCCCGTTCTTTCGGTCAGGCGTCATGGCATCAGTCAGCGCTTTACTTCAAACGCAATGCGCTGACCGGCTGCTATATTCCCCATCCGCTGCTGAACCGTCAGGCATTCTCCGCCTTCGTGCTTGACTGGTTTGTCTTTGGCAACTGCTATCTGGAGTGCCGCCGTAATCGCCTGAATGGGCCGCTGACGTTGCGCCATGTTCCTGCGAAATACACACGTCGCGGCAGCGATCTGGACACGTACTGGTTTATCCGTCAGTGGAAGGATGAGTACATGTTTAAAGCGGGTGAGGTCTGCCACGTAATGAATCCTGATATTCACCAGGAGATCTACGGAATGCCGGAATATATGGGTGCACTGCTCTCCGCCAGCCTGTCACACTCCGCCGATAAGTTCCGCAAACTCTATTACGATAATGGCTCACATGCTGGCTGCATACTCTACGTCGGCGCGACGCAGGTTGACCAGGAAAGCATAAAGGTGGTGCAAAAAACCCTGTCAGAGGCCAGAGGAAAAGGCGCATTCAAAAACGTGCTGATCAATGCACCGGGCGGTGGTAAGGATGGTGTGCAGCTGATACCGTTCAGTCAGATCTCTGCAAAAGATGAGTTTCTGAATATCAAATCTGTTACGCGTGACGATATTCACGCCGCCCACCGCGTGCCGCCGCAACTGATGGGTGCCATGCCTGGTGAGAAAGGATCGTTTGGCGACGTTGAAAAAGCCGCGCGCGTCTTTGCCATCAATGAACTGATGCCGGTTATGGAAGCACTGAAGCATGTCAACGACTGGCTCGGCCAGGACGTGATCCGCTTCAATCCTTACGCGCTACTTGAGCAGAAGTGA
- a CDS encoding replication endonuclease has translation MSAPYAWYWNAPRPAPDPSTFGKAPRITELARQIAYYTRSDQRAEALRRAGQPPSACEIMINRALERDLIRDKELKRTEEDRRAARRDRDNNQVVALLAMPDYLREPLMQRLRFLRKKQHDAEQGGKKERPASAFLHGQLNRIFKRVERIDTRFRTPAYQYVTAKERLDALLDLPRLTKREIQTAATLTAGAIEGEFNRLCDLYGVNFSLNDALEAYQNLARTVFKLNVTPAGWEALRTDNDRRSEPDLEQLPGAIARLTCANWWQRKLWRLRRIWREEQLRAAGMVSKTTSVYLSRDALTEHRDQRRRMRDFLKSYELVNEDGFTIDLEDAYYAGNSNPKHRRFEMMTTMKGMENIAEARGDEAVFLTVTCPSRFHATLESGPLNPKWDGSTVRDSSDYLVNVFFAGVRKKLNRKKLRWYGVRVAEPHHDGTVHWHMMIFAHPNEREAIVDIVREFAIREDRAELGDDITPRFESELITKEKGTPTSYIATYIGKNVDGAAVGGIDPKTGQPRVDNDSGKSMADSVEHAIGWTGLHGVRQFQFFGIPSRQAYRELRRLAVQMSRQKDGPAELPDKSMDNVLVAADAGCFASYINSQGGVLIPRKDYLIRTAYDVADKLNDYGEAGIQIFGIWAPALGEESRVCTHPDNWVMVRKRIKSASEEALKGVDPDLRGGPDAPWTRGNNCPPEQNSDKSTDIATQEIKDFGQMTRHERRELLKRLRSSPPPGSKESSPPTKYSQPVHSSPPPPQLAARASKVLDILGIYVSERLVEALSRGSSVHTDKTRKMFMDRNGSIRFVNLLRYCKKCSHEVSKNNEDTPDGCQKCTTIKN, from the coding sequence ATGAGCGCACCTTACGCCTGGTACTGGAATGCTCCCCGACCGGCACCCGATCCGTCCACCTTCGGCAAAGCCCCCCGGATTACAGAGCTTGCCAGACAAATAGCCTACTACACCCGTAGTGATCAACGGGCCGAGGCGTTGCGCCGGGCAGGGCAGCCCCCCTCAGCCTGTGAGATCATGATTAATCGCGCCCTCGAACGCGATCTTATTCGTGATAAGGAGCTGAAAAGAACCGAAGAAGACAGGCGGGCAGCGAGACGGGACAGGGACAATAATCAGGTGGTTGCGCTTCTGGCAATGCCAGATTATCTGCGCGAACCGCTCATGCAGCGCCTGCGCTTTTTGCGCAAAAAACAACATGACGCGGAACAGGGCGGAAAGAAGGAGCGCCCAGCCAGCGCATTCCTGCACGGCCAGCTTAACCGCATTTTTAAACGCGTGGAACGCATCGATACCCGCTTCAGGACGCCTGCTTATCAGTATGTGACGGCAAAAGAGCGACTGGATGCATTACTCGACCTTCCCCGACTGACCAAACGCGAGATCCAGACAGCTGCAACCCTGACGGCGGGCGCGATAGAAGGTGAGTTTAACCGCCTGTGTGATCTGTACGGCGTTAATTTCTCGCTGAATGACGCCCTTGAGGCTTACCAGAATCTGGCCCGCACGGTATTTAAACTGAACGTCACACCTGCAGGGTGGGAAGCACTCAGAACAGACAACGATCGACGGAGTGAACCAGACCTTGAGCAACTTCCGGGTGCCATAGCCCGCCTGACCTGCGCCAACTGGTGGCAGCGCAAACTCTGGCGACTCCGGCGCATCTGGCGGGAAGAACAGCTCAGGGCTGCCGGGATGGTGTCGAAAACCACATCGGTATACCTCAGTCGGGATGCTCTCACAGAACATCGCGACCAGCGCCGCCGCATGCGCGACTTCCTTAAATCTTACGAACTGGTGAATGAGGATGGTTTCACCATCGATCTGGAAGATGCGTATTACGCCGGTAACAGCAACCCAAAGCACCGCCGTTTTGAAATGATGACCACCATGAAGGGTATGGAAAATATCGCCGAGGCACGCGGCGATGAGGCCGTTTTTCTGACGGTCACCTGCCCTTCGCGCTTCCATGCCACGCTGGAGAGCGGCCCACTCAATCCCAAATGGGACGGTTCAACGGTACGCGACAGCAGCGATTATCTGGTTAACGTATTTTTTGCCGGGGTACGAAAGAAACTTAATCGCAAAAAGCTGCGCTGGTATGGGGTAAGGGTTGCCGAACCGCATCATGACGGTACCGTCCACTGGCACATGATGATTTTTGCGCACCCGAACGAACGCGAGGCCATTGTTGATATTGTGCGCGAATTTGCGATCCGCGAAGACAGGGCGGAGCTGGGCGACGATATTACCCCCCGCTTTGAAAGCGAACTTATCACCAAAGAAAAAGGCACCCCAACAAGCTATATCGCAACCTATATAGGTAAAAACGTTGATGGCGCAGCAGTAGGCGGCATTGACCCAAAAACAGGTCAGCCGCGCGTGGATAATGACAGCGGAAAAAGCATGGCCGATAGCGTGGAGCACGCTATTGGCTGGACGGGTTTACACGGTGTGCGCCAGTTCCAGTTCTTCGGCATTCCCTCCCGCCAGGCTTACCGTGAACTGCGAAGGCTGGCCGTCCAGATGTCGCGCCAGAAGGATGGCCCCGCAGAATTGCCTGACAAGTCAATGGATAACGTACTGGTTGCCGCCGATGCCGGATGCTTTGCCAGCTATATCAACAGTCAGGGCGGCGTGCTGATCCCCCGCAAAGACTATCTGATCCGCACCGCCTACGATGTCGCCGACAAACTCAACGATTACGGCGAAGCCGGAATACAGATTTTCGGTATCTGGGCCCCCGCCCTTGGTGAAGAGTCGCGCGTCTGCACGCACCCCGACAACTGGGTAATGGTCAGAAAAAGAATAAAATCCGCGTCAGAAGAAGCCCTTAAGGGGGTTGACCCTGACCTTCGGGGCGGCCCTGACGCCCCTTGGACTCGTGGCAATAACTGTCCGCCTGAGCAAAATTCAGACAAAAGTACAGATATTGCTACGCAGGAAATTAAGGATTTCGGGCAGATGACACGCCACGAAAGACGGGAATTATTAAAACGCCTGCGCAGTAGCCCACCACCAGGAAGTAAAGAGAGTTCGCCACCAACAAAATACTCGCAACCGGTGCATTCATCCCCTCCACCGCCCCAGCTTGCAGCCAGGGCCAGCAAGGTGCTGGACATTCTGGGAATATATGTAAGTGAACGACTGGTTGAAGCGTTATCGCGGGGTTCGTCTGTACATACTGATAAGACGCGAAAAATGTTTATGGACAGGAACGGCAGCATCAGATTTGTTAATCTGCTCCGCTATTGTAAAAAATGCTCACATGAAGTCAGCAAAAACAATGAGGATACCCCGGATGGATGCCAGAAATGCACAACCATTAAAAACTAA
- a CDS encoding type II toxin-antitoxin system Phd/YefM family antitoxin, whose product MRTYTTSQARQNIAEVMEAATAGEPVEITRRDGSAAVLISRDDFNAWQEAKLDAEFAEIMGRHGRTIKALADR is encoded by the coding sequence ATGCGAACCTATACCACATCTCAGGCCCGGCAAAATATTGCCGAAGTAATGGAAGCGGCTACGGCTGGTGAGCCTGTAGAAATAACTCGCCGCGATGGCTCTGCCGCTGTGCTTATCAGCCGAGATGATTTCAACGCGTGGCAGGAAGCAAAGCTGGATGCTGAATTTGCCGAAATTATGGGGCGACACGGTCGTACCATTAAGGCGCTGGCCGACAGATGA
- a CDS encoding MbeD family mobilization/exclusion protein — protein MFKRLDEWENAFTEWRTMSGLMQRENAALNERVTCLSRQVQSLSEQLRRLSTG, from the coding sequence ATGTTCAAAAGGCTGGACGAGTGGGAGAACGCCTTCACGGAATGGCGGACGATGTCTGGTCTTATGCAACGGGAGAACGCGGCGCTGAACGAGCGCGTCACGTGCTTGAGCAGGCAGGTGCAGAGTTTGAGCGAGCAGCTTCGCCGCTTATCGACAGGCTGA
- a CDS encoding TetR/AcrR family transcriptional regulator gives MPLTATRAKTRRLLIVTAMRMFDSGAFPSITEVAAEAQLSRATAYRYFPTQSALVSAIVTETISPIKSWRPTREDVSDRIDELLSFAFPRMLAHEGTLRAALHLSLTQWTQSQSATQSEKERLVRGNRKALLQQVVEPLKDELPPEMVERVIQALSLVYGSEIFLVMKDIWGSDNDRLQEIGKWIAKAIIRQAQEDCREKVTE, from the coding sequence ATGCCGTTAACCGCCACACGCGCAAAAACACGTCGCTTATTGATAGTAACTGCAATGAGAATGTTCGACAGCGGCGCGTTCCCATCTATTACTGAAGTTGCCGCCGAGGCTCAACTCTCACGCGCCACAGCTTATCGTTATTTCCCCACCCAAAGTGCGCTGGTGTCAGCCATTGTGACTGAGACGATCAGTCCAATCAAAAGCTGGCGTCCTACCCGCGAGGACGTTTCAGACCGCATTGATGAGCTACTCAGCTTTGCTTTCCCAAGAATGCTGGCGCACGAAGGTACGCTGCGTGCTGCACTGCACCTCTCACTGACCCAGTGGACGCAATCGCAATCTGCCACCCAGTCAGAAAAAGAACGGCTGGTGAGAGGTAACAGGAAAGCGTTACTGCAACAGGTGGTCGAACCGCTGAAGGATGAATTGCCACCTGAAATGGTAGAGCGAGTTATTCAGGCACTTTCATTGGTGTACGGCTCGGAAATTTTTCTGGTGATGAAAGATATCTGGGGCTCAGATAATGATCGGCTACAGGAAATTGGTAAATGGATCGCCAAAGCGATCATACGTCAGGCTCAGGAAGACTGCCGGGAAAAGGTCACGGAGTAA